A window of Fluoribacter dumoffii NY 23 contains these coding sequences:
- the cysZ gene encoding sulfate transporter CysZ — translation MRNFFLGMLYPLKGIKYLLTPGLKRFILLPLAFNLMMFVGLFYLVQHFVLPYAYYYLDKLPSWLSFLSSVLFIIFVLSYFLMFLSLFTVFFNLAAAPFNGLLSERTQNLLFQSTIPPIPFHKMVIRSIKRQGEFLGYFLPRFLIMGILFFIPLLQPIYPFLWFLFNAWILSIQYQDFAMDNNLVSFKDMRRKVAGNKMRSLGFGFSINLISFIPLLNLLTMPTAVIAGTLLYFRGNDHLLEKQNPNHKKITSSPTY, via the coding sequence ATGAGGAATTTTTTTCTTGGGATGCTTTATCCACTAAAAGGCATCAAATACCTGCTTACTCCAGGATTAAAGCGATTTATCCTTTTACCTCTAGCATTTAATTTGATGATGTTTGTAGGCCTGTTCTATCTTGTCCAGCATTTTGTACTCCCTTATGCTTATTACTACCTGGATAAATTGCCTTCCTGGTTAAGTTTTCTCAGCAGTGTCTTGTTTATCATTTTTGTTCTGAGTTATTTCTTGATGTTCTTGTCCCTGTTCACGGTATTTTTTAATCTGGCTGCCGCTCCTTTTAATGGACTTCTCTCTGAGCGCACACAAAATTTACTTTTTCAAAGTACGATTCCCCCCATACCGTTTCATAAGATGGTGATCCGCAGTATAAAACGGCAAGGTGAATTTCTTGGTTATTTTTTACCAAGATTCCTGATTATGGGTATTTTATTCTTTATACCTTTGCTGCAACCAATTTATCCTTTTTTATGGTTTCTTTTTAATGCCTGGATACTTAGCATTCAATACCAGGATTTTGCGATGGATAATAATTTGGTCAGCTTTAAAGACATGCGGAGAAAAGTGGCTGGAAATAAAATGCGCTCACTGGGATTTGGTTTTTCTATCAATTTGATCAGTTTTATACCCCTTTTAAATTTATTGACCATGCCTACAGCGGTTATCGCAGGCACCTTACTTTACTTTAGGGGCAATGATCATTTGCTCGAAAAACAAAATCCAAACCATAAAAAAATTACATCAAGCCCCACTTATTAA
- a CDS encoding VOC family protein produces the protein MSQHSMGQFCWNELATADVQKAKEFYSKVLGWKFKEIHSGDMTYTIVQIDDKDIAGIWQIPTKQQNEIPPHWMAYILVDNAADTLAKAKQNGAEEIKEVTHVGDMGLFAIIKDPTGAHIAFWETKK, from the coding sequence ATGTCACAACATTCTATGGGACAATTCTGCTGGAATGAATTAGCTACTGCAGATGTACAAAAAGCGAAAGAATTTTATAGTAAGGTGTTAGGGTGGAAATTTAAAGAAATCCATTCTGGTGATATGACCTATACTATCGTGCAAATCGATGATAAAGACATTGCGGGTATATGGCAGATCCCGACAAAGCAACAAAACGAAATTCCCCCGCACTGGATGGCTTATATTCTAGTGGATAATGCGGCCGATACTTTGGCAAAAGCAAAGCAAAACGGCGCTGAGGAAATTAAAGAGGTTACCCACGTAGGGGATATGGGGCTTTTTGCAATTATTAAAGATCCCACCGGCGCCCACATCGCCTTTTGGGAAACCAAAAAGTAA
- a CDS encoding nicotinate phosphoribosyltransferase, whose protein sequence is MFDFTGSYTDQYQLTMAQVYFLKGHTNTAVFDYFFRKLPFNSGYAVFAGLSDLLDILENYHFNDRDLHFLQDKGMHPEFLNYLKNFRFKGTVYAHMEGDIVFPTSPIVTIEANIIEAQLIETILLNLLNFQTLIATKASRIRHVSGDCKLVDFGLRRAQGPGGYYASRAAIVGGFDATSNVCAGRDYNIPISGTMAHSFIQSYDSELDAFRDFAEIWPDNCTLLVDTYSTLESGVPNAICIGKEMEQRGHRLQAIRLDSGDLAELAKKSRQMLNDAGLHYVQIVASNQLDEERIQTLREQKAPIDIFGVGTNLVIGAPDAALDGVYKLAFANEKPRLKLSESTTKITLPYKKQVFRLVQQERFLGMDVVGLIDETHLDRVYAPFEMEQLISHDHYQFEPLLHKMMEHGKRLMPAKSLQEIAQYSKARLSQLPEGYKRHNKPETYQVGLSDHLKIKRNELIKKYKK, encoded by the coding sequence ATGTTTGATTTTACCGGAAGTTATACAGATCAATACCAACTGACCATGGCCCAGGTTTATTTTTTGAAAGGTCATACAAATACTGCAGTCTTTGATTATTTTTTCAGAAAACTTCCTTTTAACTCTGGATATGCTGTTTTTGCGGGTTTATCAGATTTATTGGACATTTTAGAAAACTATCACTTCAATGATCGCGACCTTCATTTTTTACAGGATAAGGGAATGCATCCAGAGTTTCTCAATTATTTGAAAAACTTCCGCTTTAAGGGAACTGTTTATGCGCACATGGAAGGAGATATAGTGTTCCCTACATCGCCTATTGTGACGATTGAAGCCAATATCATCGAGGCGCAACTTATTGAAACGATTCTTTTAAATTTACTTAATTTTCAAACTCTTATTGCTACCAAAGCCAGCAGGATTAGACATGTTTCCGGCGACTGTAAACTGGTTGATTTTGGGTTGCGCAGAGCCCAGGGTCCGGGGGGTTATTATGCCAGCCGGGCAGCGATTGTTGGTGGCTTTGATGCGACAAGCAACGTCTGCGCAGGACGTGATTATAATATTCCCATTTCGGGAACAATGGCTCATTCATTCATACAAAGTTATGACAGTGAATTGGATGCATTCCGGGATTTTGCTGAAATATGGCCTGATAATTGCACCTTGCTGGTGGATACATACAGTACGTTGGAAAGCGGTGTACCTAATGCAATTTGCATAGGCAAGGAAATGGAGCAACGTGGGCATCGATTACAAGCCATTCGACTGGATAGCGGCGATTTGGCAGAATTGGCAAAAAAATCACGACAAATGCTGAATGATGCAGGTTTGCATTATGTTCAAATAGTGGCCTCCAATCAATTAGACGAGGAAAGAATACAAACTCTGCGCGAGCAAAAAGCACCCATTGATATTTTCGGGGTGGGAACCAATTTGGTTATTGGCGCTCCGGATGCTGCTTTGGATGGAGTTTATAAATTAGCTTTTGCTAACGAAAAACCGCGGCTGAAACTTTCTGAATCCACGACCAAAATTACCTTACCCTATAAAAAACAAGTCTTTCGTTTAGTACAGCAAGAGAGATTTTTAGGCATGGATGTCGTTGGATTAATCGATGAGACCCACTTGGACAGAGTCTACGCGCCTTTTGAAATGGAACAATTAATATCTCATGATCATTACCAGTTTGAGCCCTTACTCCACAAAATGATGGAACATGGCAAACGGTTAATGCCAGCAAAATCATTGCAGGAAATTGCCCAATACAGCAAAGCACGCTTAAGCCAATTACCCGAAGGGTACAAACGACATAATAAGCCGGAAACCTACCAGGTGGGATTAAGCGATCACCTGAAAATAAAACGTAATGAATTAATTAAAAAATATAAAAAATAA
- a CDS encoding DEAD/DEAH box helicase produces the protein MNSSKYQSLTWAHPLVQDWFIQKIGEPTEPQEQGWPFIIAGQDTLISSPTGSGKTLAAFLACLDGLVRQAIHGNLQDKTEVLYISPLKALSNDVQKNLLLPLQEITGLARERGILLPEIRVAVRTGDTPASERQKMLKQPPHILITTPESFYILLTAEKSRINLAGIQTVIVDEIHALANNKRGAHLALSLERLEVLTPKPFIRIGLSATQKPLETVAHFLTGAKKTQVKLVNIGHARQLDLQVVVPESELTAVASNEMWDEIYEKIAAYALENRSTLVFVNTRKLAERVAHHLEQRLGEHKVLAHHGSLSRKLRLEAETQLKKGELRVLVATASLELGIDIGSIDLVCHIGSPRAIATALQRIGRAGHWHAAISKGRIFATTRDELLECAALVHAIRQGDLDQLIIPQEPLDILAQQIVAACATQDWEENELFCHFKNAYPYHQLTWERFDELLTMLSEGVSGSRGRYGAYLHRDQVNHVIKARRGSRLAAITSGGAIPDNGLFTVIAMPDNAMVGTLDEDFAVESNRGDIFLLGTNSWKILRIENGRVLVEDAHGAPPSVPFWLGEAPARSIELSLHVSQMREKISELLPEKIPQIVDIKHYPEIKAAILWLMNHCGLDNSAAEQLLEYVRLGRQILGAVPTQKTVIAERFFDESGGMQLILHAPFGARINKAWGLALRKKFCRSFNFELQAAATDNGLNISLAEQHSFPLADVFRFLHTNTLKEVVTQAVLQSPLLGMRFRAVASRSLSLLRFRGGKKIPPNIQRILADDLLAAVFPDAAACQDNLGGRDVVLPEHPLIEETMKDILTEALDIDGLLQVIKAIESREITCVAVDTPVPSVFSHEILNANPYAFLDDAPLEERRSRAVEMRRVLPESLLEEVGKLDPKVVTEVQEQAWPDVRSADELHDVLQTMIVFPETIHLSEYQSTLPMWQKYFIELQQQGRAVLATAGGKNYYVPAEKLMTFRNIFPQAYFANELVAIEKEPCSQEEGILKALRGWLAHTGPVTEKVLTECLQFSSVDVEHALIKLEASGYLLRGNFRAEHKGEIEWCERRLLARIHRYTTESLRKQIKPVTQAQFMAWLLQWQHVSAGNQLRGESGLLEIIKQLQGFELPANAWESEVFPARVHSYDSLMLDKLCMSGLVGWGRVSPHPSIMVAEEDSKKSRRLSPGRNAPITFFVREEADWMPPHALVDNIEEVDCLSHPARNIYQFLQKYGASFYADIVRGTGNLKVEVENGLWELVAAGMVTADSFDNVRTLLRTKRKHSSRHRHRPLFPLGTGRWSLLHVHAQADHEKRVESACWMLLKRYGVLFRDLLAREKNIPRWRDLLIFLRRLELRGEVRGGRFVDGFLGEQFALPYAVDSLRAIRNEELDQMAQTISSVDPLNLVGIVLPGDRISAAIKSEIRFVGGQALVT, from the coding sequence ATGAATTCATCCAAATATCAGAGTCTTACCTGGGCACATCCGCTCGTACAGGATTGGTTTATCCAAAAAATAGGTGAGCCCACCGAACCACAGGAACAAGGATGGCCTTTTATCATCGCAGGTCAGGACACCTTGATTTCCTCACCAACTGGTTCTGGAAAAACTTTGGCTGCTTTTTTGGCATGTCTGGATGGCTTGGTACGCCAAGCAATTCATGGAAATTTACAAGATAAGACCGAGGTATTGTACATTTCTCCCCTCAAAGCATTAAGTAATGACGTGCAAAAAAATTTACTTTTACCCCTTCAGGAAATTACCGGGTTAGCCAGGGAACGCGGTATCCTTTTACCTGAAATTCGCGTGGCGGTTAGAACTGGGGATACACCAGCCAGTGAGCGCCAAAAAATGCTCAAACAGCCGCCGCATATTTTAATTACCACACCGGAATCTTTTTATATTTTATTAACTGCAGAAAAAAGCCGCATCAATCTTGCGGGTATTCAAACAGTGATTGTTGATGAAATTCATGCTTTGGCAAATAACAAACGCGGGGCACATTTAGCTTTATCACTTGAGCGTTTAGAGGTACTCACCCCGAAGCCGTTTATCCGCATTGGTCTTTCGGCTACCCAAAAACCTTTGGAAACCGTGGCGCATTTTTTAACCGGAGCTAAAAAGACACAGGTGAAATTAGTCAATATAGGCCATGCACGTCAGTTGGATTTACAGGTTGTGGTGCCTGAAAGTGAATTAACCGCTGTGGCCTCAAATGAAATGTGGGATGAAATATATGAAAAAATTGCTGCCTACGCCTTGGAAAACCGCTCTACTTTAGTTTTTGTTAATACCCGAAAACTGGCGGAACGGGTTGCACACCACTTGGAACAACGCCTGGGTGAACATAAGGTTTTGGCTCATCATGGAAGTTTATCGCGGAAACTTAGGTTAGAAGCAGAAACCCAATTAAAAAAAGGGGAATTGCGCGTATTAGTGGCTACCGCTTCACTTGAATTGGGAATAGATATAGGAAGCATCGATTTGGTTTGTCACATTGGCTCTCCCCGTGCTATAGCAACGGCATTGCAGCGTATCGGTAGGGCAGGGCACTGGCATGCAGCAATTTCCAAAGGGCGTATTTTTGCCACCACCCGTGATGAATTGTTAGAGTGCGCTGCCCTTGTTCATGCAATCCGCCAAGGTGATCTGGATCAATTAATTATCCCCCAGGAACCTTTGGACATTTTAGCGCAACAAATAGTCGCCGCATGTGCTACCCAGGACTGGGAGGAGAATGAACTCTTTTGCCATTTTAAAAATGCTTATCCTTATCATCAGCTTACCTGGGAGCGGTTTGATGAACTTCTTACTATGCTGTCAGAAGGGGTTTCAGGATCACGAGGCCGTTATGGAGCTTATCTTCACAGGGATCAGGTGAATCATGTCATTAAAGCCCGGCGAGGGAGCCGTCTTGCTGCGATTACCAGTGGCGGAGCCATACCTGATAATGGTTTGTTTACTGTAATTGCGATGCCTGATAATGCAATGGTAGGCACATTGGATGAGGATTTCGCTGTAGAGAGTAATCGGGGGGACATTTTCTTACTAGGCACCAACTCCTGGAAAATTCTGCGTATTGAAAATGGGCGTGTACTTGTTGAGGATGCCCATGGAGCTCCGCCCAGTGTGCCTTTTTGGCTTGGTGAAGCTCCCGCACGCAGTATTGAACTTTCTCTGCATGTCTCGCAGATGCGGGAAAAAATAAGTGAATTATTGCCCGAAAAAATCCCGCAAATTGTCGACATCAAGCATTACCCTGAAATTAAAGCTGCGATTTTGTGGTTAATGAATCATTGTGGACTGGATAATTCGGCTGCAGAACAATTGCTGGAGTATGTACGTTTAGGGCGGCAGATCCTGGGGGCGGTTCCGACGCAAAAAACTGTGATTGCTGAACGTTTTTTTGATGAAAGTGGGGGGATGCAATTAATCCTGCATGCCCCTTTTGGTGCCCGCATCAATAAGGCTTGGGGATTGGCTTTACGCAAAAAATTTTGCCGTTCCTTTAACTTTGAATTACAAGCTGCAGCCACAGATAATGGGTTAAATATCTCTTTGGCTGAACAGCATAGTTTTCCTTTGGCGGATGTGTTTCGGTTTTTACACACGAACACCTTAAAAGAAGTGGTCACCCAGGCTGTATTACAATCGCCTTTATTAGGTATGCGGTTTCGAGCTGTGGCCTCACGCTCCCTTTCATTATTACGCTTTCGTGGCGGCAAAAAAATTCCACCCAACATTCAACGAATATTGGCAGATGATTTATTGGCCGCTGTCTTTCCAGATGCAGCAGCATGTCAAGATAACTTGGGTGGGCGGGATGTCGTGCTGCCCGAACACCCGCTGATTGAAGAGACAATGAAAGATATTCTTACAGAAGCTTTGGATATCGATGGTTTATTGCAAGTGATAAAAGCTATTGAGTCCCGTGAGATTACCTGTGTCGCAGTAGATACTCCGGTACCATCCGTATTTTCTCATGAGATTCTAAATGCCAATCCTTATGCATTTTTAGATGATGCTCCTTTGGAGGAGCGCCGATCACGAGCAGTTGAAATGCGCCGGGTTCTTCCTGAATCATTGTTGGAAGAGGTAGGTAAGCTGGATCCCAAAGTAGTTACCGAGGTTCAAGAACAAGCATGGCCCGATGTCCGATCAGCTGATGAATTACATGATGTGTTACAGACCATGATTGTTTTTCCAGAAACAATACACCTGTCAGAATATCAATCCACTTTACCAATGTGGCAAAAATATTTTATTGAATTACAGCAACAGGGAAGGGCGGTTTTAGCTACGGCTGGAGGAAAAAATTATTATGTCCCTGCAGAAAAATTAATGACTTTTCGCAACATTTTTCCCCAGGCATATTTCGCAAATGAACTGGTTGCTATTGAGAAAGAGCCCTGTTCACAGGAGGAAGGAATCTTGAAAGCACTCCGTGGCTGGCTTGCACATACAGGTCCAGTTACGGAGAAAGTACTCACGGAGTGTTTGCAATTTTCTTCAGTGGATGTCGAACATGCATTAATAAAATTGGAAGCCAGTGGTTATCTATTACGGGGGAATTTTCGTGCAGAGCATAAGGGTGAAATTGAGTGGTGTGAGCGTCGTTTATTGGCACGTATCCATCGTTACACCACAGAATCGTTGCGCAAACAAATAAAACCAGTTACCCAGGCGCAATTTATGGCATGGTTGCTCCAATGGCAACATGTTTCAGCGGGTAATCAGCTGCGAGGCGAGAGCGGTTTATTGGAAATAATCAAACAACTTCAGGGATTTGAGCTTCCTGCAAATGCTTGGGAATCAGAAGTCTTTCCTGCTCGTGTTCATAGTTATGATTCGTTGATGCTAGATAAACTGTGCATGAGCGGGCTTGTCGGATGGGGGCGTGTGTCGCCTCATCCTTCCATCATGGTTGCGGAAGAGGACTCGAAAAAATCAAGGCGATTATCGCCTGGACGAAATGCACCGATCACTTTTTTTGTCCGGGAAGAGGCTGATTGGATGCCTCCCCATGCCCTTGTTGATAATATCGAAGAGGTAGACTGCTTAAGTCATCCGGCGCGTAATATTTACCAATTTTTACAAAAATACGGTGCTTCATTTTATGCTGATATTGTACGTGGTACTGGAAATTTAAAGGTAGAAGTAGAAAATGGGTTATGGGAACTGGTTGCAGCGGGTATGGTGACCGCAGATAGTTTTGATAATGTGCGCACCTTGCTGCGTACCAAACGAAAACACAGCAGCCGACATCGACACAGGCCATTGTTCCCCCTGGGGACGGGGCGTTGGTCTTTATTGCATGTGCATGCACAGGCAGACCATGAAAAGCGAGTCGAATCTGCCTGTTGGATGCTTTTGAAGCGTTATGGTGTACTATTTCGTGATTTGTTGGCGCGGGAGAAAAATATTCCCCGTTGGCGTGATTTATTGATTTTCTTGAGGCGGCTTGAGTTACGGGGTGAAGTTCGTGGCGGGCGTTTTGTGGATGGATTTTTAGGTGAGCAATTTGCATTACCTTATGCGGTGGATTCCTTACGCGCCATACGAAACGAAGAGCTTGACCAAATGGCCCAAACGATTTCATCAGTAGACCCTTTGAATTTAGTGGGGATTGTATTACCCGGCGACCGGATTTCTGCGGCGATTAAATCAGAAATCCGGTTTGTTGGGGGGCAAGCTCTCGTTACCTGA
- a CDS encoding YdcF family protein codes for MKLFLQLGVFFFVISLLVYSSLAIYVIKNAETDEKKQADVILVLGAKAYRENSYNPCLVARVKHAVNLYKAHYAPNLLFSGGTDIEDGANEALTMKKIALSLGVPAKDILLESASTTTYENLLFSEKIFQAKKYKRIIIVTEPFHAPRALLVAKKFGLEAVSSPATKSICWTKHKYLSRYFLKEPLAIMYYKVRNQL; via the coding sequence ATGAAACTGTTTCTGCAATTAGGTGTTTTTTTCTTTGTCATATCACTTCTTGTTTATTCATCTTTGGCTATTTATGTTATAAAAAATGCCGAGACTGATGAGAAAAAACAAGCGGATGTGATTCTGGTTCTTGGTGCAAAAGCTTATCGTGAAAACTCATACAACCCATGTCTCGTCGCCCGGGTGAAACATGCAGTGAATTTATATAAGGCCCATTATGCCCCCAATCTTCTTTTTTCAGGGGGGACCGATATAGAAGATGGAGCAAATGAAGCCCTGACAATGAAAAAAATTGCCCTGTCTTTAGGGGTGCCTGCCAAGGATATCCTTCTTGAATCCGCCTCCACTACTACCTATGAAAACCTGCTTTTTTCTGAAAAAATATTCCAGGCTAAAAAATATAAGCGCATTATTATAGTTACGGAACCTTTCCATGCTCCCAGAGCTCTGTTAGTAGCAAAAAAATTTGGGCTTGAAGCGGTAAGTTCCCCAGCAACAAAAAGTATATGCTGGACGAAACATAAATACCTGTCGCGTTATTTCCTGAAAGAACCACTTGCCATTATGTACTATAAGGTGAGAAATCAATTATGA
- a CDS encoding AI-2E family transporter, with translation MSRMLLFTSGLIVIWIVGYFLIVGSHVLIPFVIAVFIWHMLNTISNIIQRTPKYGPLLPNWLSMIFAFAAVALFIVILINIITNNVNDVIAASNRYQDNLITLSNDIDKRFNIQVLAHVNSIIKSLNFQTIFVNVYGVFTTLASSTVLILLYVAFLFVEQHFFLKKIDALFPTLEGRLLMNNIINHIVNNTQTYLGIKSILSIITGVFSWIIMKWVGLDFAEFWALLIFFLNYIPNIGAIIAIAFPAALAIVQFTGWIPFTEITVGLGAVQFIVGNLIEPRFLSNSLNLSPLVILIALAVWGAIWGILGMFLSVPITVMMMIIFAHFEKTRAIAILLSRDGDVFKTYELLPMENSPTQEWVQY, from the coding sequence ATGAGCCGTATGCTTCTCTTCACATCCGGGTTAATTGTCATATGGATAGTAGGTTATTTCCTGATTGTGGGAAGCCATGTCCTTATTCCTTTTGTTATTGCTGTCTTCATCTGGCATATGCTCAATACTATAAGTAACATCATTCAACGCACGCCCAAATACGGCCCCCTTCTCCCCAATTGGCTCAGTATGATTTTTGCATTTGCTGCAGTTGCTTTATTTATCGTCATTTTAATTAATATCATTACAAATAATGTAAATGACGTAATCGCAGCTTCAAACCGCTATCAGGATAATTTAATAACACTCTCTAACGACATTGATAAACGATTTAATATTCAAGTTCTGGCTCATGTTAATAGCATAATCAAATCCCTGAATTTTCAAACCATTTTTGTTAATGTTTATGGTGTATTTACTACCTTAGCAAGCTCAACTGTACTCATTTTGTTGTATGTTGCTTTTTTATTTGTGGAGCAACATTTTTTCCTCAAAAAAATTGATGCCCTGTTTCCTACCCTCGAAGGGCGTCTACTGATGAACAACATCATTAACCATATTGTAAATAATACCCAAACCTATTTGGGCATAAAGTCCATTTTAAGTATCATTACCGGAGTTTTCAGCTGGATTATTATGAAGTGGGTCGGATTGGATTTTGCGGAATTTTGGGCGCTTCTTATTTTTTTCCTCAATTATATTCCCAACATCGGTGCAATAATCGCCATTGCATTTCCTGCCGCACTTGCCATCGTGCAATTTACTGGATGGATTCCTTTTACCGAGATTACAGTAGGTTTGGGAGCAGTACAATTTATCGTCGGCAATTTGATTGAACCACGCTTTTTAAGCAACTCCTTGAATCTTAGTCCATTAGTAATATTAATTGCCTTAGCAGTTTGGGGGGCTATATGGGGAATCTTGGGCATGTTTCTTTCCGTACCCATTACGGTAATGATGATGATTATTTTTGCTCATTTCGAAAAGACCAGGGCAATTGCAATTCTGCTATCCCGGGACGGAGATGTCTTTAAAACATACGAGTTGTTGCCCATGGAGAATTCACCTACACAAGAATGGGTTCAATATTAA
- a CDS encoding zinc-dependent alcohol dehydrogenase family protein gives MKAQAISSFGDSSVFKTIELPKPKIKPGYVLIRVVATSVNPVDCKVRSGKYSHISPPFPAILHSDVAGIIEEIGENVADFSVGDEVYGCAGGFLNESGALAEFMLADARLIAKKPNELSMVEAAALPLVSITAWEALFDKAQIKPGQKVLIHAGTGGVGHIAIQLAKWAGAEVYTTVSSSDKADIAKSLGAKEAINYRIESVQDYVNRFTKGLGFDVVFDTIGGENLDKSLAAVAPYGNVVSIQANSTHDLAPLHAQSASLHAVFMLLPLLRNEQRERHGKILSEIANLTDEGYLKPLIDPHLFYFENIEKAHSLWESGKAVGKIVVQAY, from the coding sequence ATGAAAGCACAAGCAATATCATCTTTTGGTGATTCTTCAGTCTTTAAAACGATTGAACTTCCCAAACCTAAAATTAAACCTGGCTATGTGCTCATCCGAGTTGTAGCAACCAGCGTAAATCCTGTTGACTGTAAAGTTCGCTCTGGCAAATACAGCCATATTTCTCCCCCTTTTCCGGCTATTTTGCACAGTGATGTAGCAGGTATTATCGAAGAAATTGGTGAAAACGTTGCTGATTTTTCAGTAGGTGATGAAGTCTATGGGTGTGCGGGTGGTTTTCTCAATGAAAGCGGCGCACTTGCTGAGTTTATGCTTGCCGATGCTCGATTGATCGCCAAAAAACCTAATGAGTTAAGTATGGTTGAAGCAGCGGCATTACCTCTGGTTTCTATCACTGCATGGGAAGCATTGTTCGATAAGGCACAGATTAAACCAGGACAAAAAGTATTAATACATGCCGGCACAGGCGGTGTTGGTCATATCGCAATTCAATTGGCAAAATGGGCTGGAGCTGAAGTATATACCACTGTTTCTTCTTCCGATAAAGCAGACATTGCGAAATCCCTTGGAGCCAAAGAAGCGATCAATTACCGTATTGAATCAGTCCAGGATTACGTTAATCGCTTTACCAAAGGCTTAGGATTTGATGTAGTATTTGATACTATTGGGGGAGAAAATCTTGATAAATCGTTAGCTGCGGTTGCCCCATACGGAAATGTGGTCAGTATTCAGGCTAATTCAACCCATGATCTTGCGCCATTACACGCCCAATCAGCCAGCTTGCATGCTGTTTTTATGTTATTGCCTTTATTGCGTAATGAACAACGCGAACGACATGGCAAAATTTTAAGCGAAATTGCTAATTTAACAGATGAAGGTTATTTAAAACCCCTTATTGATCCCCATCTCTTCTATTTTGAAAATATTGAAAAAGCTCATTCCTTATGGGAGTCAGGGAAAGCAGTAGGAAAAATTGTGGTGCAAGCTTATTAA